The Pontibacter pudoricolor genome contains a region encoding:
- a CDS encoding putative porin, with translation MRIKSFTILLFLLALLSATDSFAQIRPRQKPGQRTTPTNPAQQNPQRTQQQQPNRSVQDTARVKKPGSILDDTTKALYGPKTTLRLYENDVLEGIYREQRIDTTIQNIQNQRYWFQDTAYYQHLGNIGTASQPLLYKLPTRIGARFGKNAFDRYAYDSNKINYFDTRSPYSHLYYVQGQRGEQVFEVIYARNITERFNFGVAYQIIAADKQFGTTSLRDDGLIDNQAVKAFTHYRSKNNNYNLFSNYTHLNHEQIETGGVKPADADDTPDSLFRYEDDLVFLEQAVTDEIRHNYHLLHMLKIVGENLKAYHRFDWRKQNTTYRDDALPKNAEGALDFYPEAIYSSARTLDKTNYREFENEFGLSGNTSISYYKAYIKQRNSKVDYSAIQTIKPDTNAIGAIVTDDLVENQVFIGGKLRFNYQDKYLLFGEGEYQLVDNYRLQAGARFKGLEFVQSRVRQSPSLMEQYLISNHFTWNNRDFKTTITDQSRASLRQQFGTRLFLKLSGAYTTINRLVVYNTDAEPAQLTGNQQLLEVQFANHLRLGSIHFENFINYTNTDEAPAIRVPEWLVNSKLYFQGYIFKNALFTQIGVEMFLPTGYKADAYMPVTQQFYLQNDFTTKTYPVFDVFLTADIKTVNVFVKMAHANYDLWEPGYYETPGYPGLRRSLTFGLKWMFFD, from the coding sequence GTGAGAATTAAAAGCTTTACAATACTCCTGTTTTTGCTGGCGCTGCTCAGTGCAACGGACTCGTTTGCCCAGATAAGGCCTCGCCAGAAGCCGGGGCAGCGTACTACTCCGACGAATCCCGCGCAACAGAATCCGCAAAGAACCCAGCAACAACAGCCTAACAGGTCTGTGCAGGATACGGCCAGGGTTAAAAAGCCGGGAAGTATACTCGATGATACGACCAAAGCATTGTATGGCCCTAAAACCACGCTGCGCCTTTATGAGAACGATGTTCTGGAAGGGATATACCGCGAGCAACGCATCGATACAACTATACAGAACATACAAAACCAACGCTACTGGTTTCAGGATACTGCTTATTATCAGCACCTGGGTAACATTGGTACTGCATCGCAGCCTTTGCTATATAAATTACCAACGCGCATAGGGGCCAGGTTTGGTAAAAATGCATTCGACCGTTATGCCTACGACTCTAACAAAATAAATTACTTCGATACCAGGTCTCCTTATTCTCATTTATATTATGTGCAGGGCCAGCGTGGCGAACAGGTATTTGAAGTTATCTATGCCCGAAACATTACGGAGCGTTTCAATTTTGGAGTGGCTTACCAGATAATTGCGGCAGACAAGCAGTTTGGAACTACAAGCCTGCGCGACGATGGTTTAATTGACAACCAGGCTGTAAAAGCGTTTACACATTACCGCTCCAAAAACAATAATTACAACCTGTTCTCGAACTATACACACCTGAACCACGAGCAGATAGAAACAGGTGGTGTGAAACCAGCCGATGCAGACGATACGCCGGACAGCCTTTTCAGGTACGAGGATGATTTAGTATTTTTAGAGCAGGCCGTTACGGATGAAATACGCCATAATTATCACCTGCTGCACATGCTTAAGATTGTTGGCGAGAACCTGAAAGCATATCACCGTTTTGACTGGCGCAAACAAAATACTACCTACCGCGACGATGCGCTGCCGAAAAATGCAGAAGGTGCACTGGATTTTTATCCGGAGGCAATCTATAGTTCGGCCCGCACCCTGGATAAGACCAACTACCGTGAGTTTGAAAATGAATTTGGTTTGTCGGGTAACACCAGTATTTCGTACTATAAGGCCTACATAAAGCAGCGGAATAGCAAAGTAGACTATAGCGCCATTCAAACTATAAAACCGGATACAAATGCCATAGGCGCTATAGTTACGGATGACTTGGTTGAGAACCAGGTTTTTATTGGTGGTAAGCTGCGGTTTAATTACCAGGATAAATATCTGCTGTTCGGCGAGGGAGAGTATCAGCTTGTAGATAACTATAGGTTGCAGGCCGGAGCACGCTTTAAAGGTCTGGAGTTTGTACAAAGCCGTGTGCGGCAATCCCCTTCCTTGATGGAACAGTATCTTATCAGCAACCATTTTACCTGGAATAACCGTGATTTTAAAACAACAATAACGGACCAGAGCCGGGCCAGCCTGCGCCAGCAATTCGGAACCCGGTTGTTTCTGAAACTGAGTGGCGCTTACACCACTATCAACAGGCTTGTAGTTTATAACACAGACGCAGAACCAGCGCAGCTTACCGGAAACCAGCAGTTACTGGAGGTGCAGTTCGCGAATCATCTTCGCCTGGGCAGTATCCACTTCGAAAACTTCATCAATTATACCAATACCGATGAGGCGCCAGCGATCCGGGTACCGGAGTGGCTGGTTAATTCAAAACTGTATTTCCAGGGATATATCTTCAAAAATGCGCTTTTTACCCAGATTGGGGTAGAAATGTTTTTGCCAACTGGTTACAAAGCTGATGCTTATATGCCGGTAACACAGCAGTTTTATCTGCAGAACGATTTTACGACCAAAACTTACCCGGTTTTCGACGTTTTCCTGACGGCAGATATTAAAACGGTGAATGTTTTTGTAAAAATGGCTCATGCCAACTATGACTTGTGGGAGCCGGGCTACTATGAAACTCCTGGCTATCCAGGTCTGCGCCGCAGCCTGACATTTGGCCTTAAGTGGATGTTCTTTGATTAA
- the lpxK gene encoding tetraacyldisaccharide 4'-kinase, with the protein MDKLKLLLWPFAALYGGVTSLRNTAYTKGWFASRKFNLPVIAVGNLTVGGTGKTPHVEYLLRLLHNYRVATLSRGYKRNTKGFVLADEKATAATIGDEPFLYHADFKEVQVAVSEKRVEGVEQLLQLKPRPEVIVLDDAMQHRAIQPSLNLLVTDYNRLFYKDHMLPAGLLREPKYGARRADAVIVSKCPATIQTSEMNSITSRVQTYTRKGTPVFFTGFRYGQPVPIGNTGQLSKHIVLLTGIANAEPLKQYLKEHHFKLLHHASFPDHYSYRSSDMVYLKEELKKHPKDTIVLTTRKDAVKLMDASLQNYSLQLPLFYIPVEVYFQCGGDNFNELILQHVKSYTGR; encoded by the coding sequence ATGGATAAACTGAAACTGTTGCTCTGGCCTTTTGCTGCACTATACGGAGGTGTTACATCGCTCCGGAATACGGCCTACACGAAAGGCTGGTTTGCTTCGCGTAAGTTTAATTTGCCGGTAATTGCAGTTGGCAACTTAACAGTAGGCGGAACAGGCAAAACGCCTCATGTAGAGTACCTGCTTCGGTTGTTGCACAACTATAGAGTTGCCACCTTAAGCCGTGGCTATAAACGGAATACCAAAGGTTTTGTGCTGGCGGATGAAAAAGCCACTGCCGCAACTATAGGAGACGAGCCTTTCCTGTATCATGCAGATTTTAAGGAGGTGCAGGTAGCTGTCAGTGAAAAAAGAGTGGAAGGAGTGGAGCAGCTTTTACAGCTGAAACCCAGACCGGAAGTTATAGTGCTGGATGATGCCATGCAGCACCGTGCCATTCAGCCATCCTTGAACCTGCTTGTAACAGACTATAACCGCCTTTTTTACAAGGACCACATGCTGCCCGCAGGCTTGCTGCGCGAACCGAAATATGGAGCACGCCGGGCCGATGCTGTTATAGTTAGCAAATGCCCTGCAACTATACAGACTTCCGAAATGAACAGTATAACTTCCCGGGTACAGACCTATACGCGCAAAGGAACACCCGTTTTTTTTACCGGATTCCGGTACGGGCAACCAGTACCAATAGGGAACACCGGGCAACTGAGCAAACACATTGTTTTGCTGACTGGTATTGCCAATGCCGAGCCGTTGAAGCAATATTTAAAAGAACACCACTTTAAGCTTTTGCACCACGCATCCTTTCCGGACCACTATAGTTATAGATCATCAGATATGGTGTATTTGAAGGAAGAGTTAAAGAAGCATCCTAAAGATACGATCGTGCTTACAACTCGTAAGGATGCAGTAAAACTGATGGATGCATCGTTACAGAACTATAGCCTGCAGTTACCGCTGTTTTATATACCTGTAGAAGTTTACTTTCAGTGTGGTGGCGATAACTTTAACGAACTGATACTGCAGCATGTGAAGAGCTACACCGGCAGGTAA
- a CDS encoding tetratricopeptide repeat protein — MAQPHPFFLFLLANLCLQLSSYANSHLNTELTRAYSESLKLKLANSKAIVQKELKKNDKNAVSLLLANYNDFLEICTEQNQRELDKLIDAQEVRLDKLDDLKEKSVWVDYAKAEIRAQLATSKLLFGNRVAAAWDFRKAYLQFQSNAKKYPDFMPNRKTLGVMQVLLGSVPDEYKWFLNIIGLGGNTAAGLANLQQATQEPNLFQDEAKLLHALLLQLLDEDNARSTLPQITALTKEQPDNLLYNFMAVLLHKKAKKAELALQFYQTRPTGGNYSSFPYMHHMAADLYLFRGDFDTSIKENRYFLEQNQGKHYLKAANFKLYLAYWLSNHKPQAKWHYKQVRQMGTTITEEDKYAENFVSRNEKPNRLLLLARLHSDGGYFDQALTEVNKLEITKETPLPVRAEYYYRKARIYHGRQQIAAAIKNYDITIATCANEPLYFSAHAALQLGYIYQQQQKYDLARKYYLQAQNYSNHAYKNSIQAKAKLALSTLP, encoded by the coding sequence ATGGCTCAACCCCATCCTTTTTTTTTGTTCCTGCTGGCTAACCTTTGCCTGCAACTGTCCTCCTATGCCAATTCGCACCTTAATACCGAGCTAACCAGAGCCTATTCCGAATCATTGAAATTAAAGCTGGCCAACAGCAAAGCTATAGTTCAGAAAGAGCTTAAGAAAAATGATAAGAATGCGGTTTCGCTGCTGCTTGCCAACTATAACGATTTCCTGGAGATCTGTACAGAGCAGAACCAAAGGGAACTTGATAAGTTGATTGATGCGCAGGAAGTGCGGTTGGATAAACTGGATGACTTAAAAGAAAAGTCAGTTTGGGTGGATTATGCGAAGGCGGAGATAAGAGCACAACTGGCCACGAGCAAACTGTTGTTTGGTAACCGCGTAGCTGCCGCCTGGGATTTCAGGAAAGCGTACCTGCAGTTTCAATCTAACGCAAAAAAGTATCCAGATTTTATGCCTAACCGCAAAACGCTGGGTGTCATGCAGGTGCTCCTTGGTTCTGTGCCTGATGAGTACAAATGGTTTCTGAACATAATTGGGCTGGGCGGCAATACGGCTGCAGGACTTGCTAACCTACAGCAGGCGACACAGGAGCCAAATCTTTTTCAGGACGAAGCCAAACTATTGCACGCTTTGCTCCTGCAATTACTTGATGAAGACAACGCCAGGTCCACGTTACCGCAGATTACAGCATTAACCAAAGAGCAGCCCGATAATCTGCTTTATAATTTTATGGCAGTGCTGCTGCATAAAAAAGCAAAGAAAGCAGAGTTAGCGCTACAGTTCTACCAAACTCGTCCAACGGGTGGCAACTATAGTTCCTTCCCTTACATGCATCATATGGCTGCCGATCTTTATTTGTTCCGGGGAGACTTTGATACATCCATCAAAGAGAACCGATACTTTCTGGAGCAAAACCAGGGCAAACATTACCTGAAAGCGGCTAACTTTAAGCTGTACCTGGCTTACTGGCTAAGCAACCATAAACCGCAGGCTAAGTGGCATTACAAGCAGGTCAGGCAGATGGGCACAACTATAACCGAAGAAGATAAATATGCGGAGAATTTTGTTAGCCGAAATGAAAAACCAAACAGGCTTTTGCTGCTGGCACGTTTACATTCCGACGGTGGCTATTTTGACCAGGCCCTGACAGAAGTGAACAAACTGGAAATAACTAAAGAAACACCTTTACCTGTTCGTGCTGAATACTACTACCGTAAGGCCCGTATTTACCATGGCCGGCAGCAAATAGCAGCGGCCATTAAAAACTACGACATAACTATAGCTACGTGTGCAAATGAGCCTTTGTACTTCTCAGCTCATGCTGCGCTACAACTGGGTTATATTTACCAGCAACAACAGAAATACGATTTAGCCAGAAAATATTACCTGCAGGCGCAAAACTATAGCAACCACGCCTACAAAAACAGCATACAGGCAAAAGCTAAACTGGCGCTCTCCACCCTCCCATAG
- the miaE gene encoding tRNA-(ms[2]io[6]A)-hydroxylase, whose translation MSTTHQPTKTILRLHLPTDPRWVNIAEKNIEDILVDHAYCEQKAATSAISLIVKYPDKTRLVEEMTDLVAEEWSHFERVLEQLKKRGFSLGRNRPDEYVVELAKHIRKGNKRERQLMDHLLVNALIEARSCERFKLLWKNIADEELQKFYYELMVSEAGHYVSFVKLAKEYMPADEVDARLNELLVIEADIIKNLEPRPDRMH comes from the coding sequence ATGTCTACAACACATCAACCTACTAAAACTATACTTCGGCTGCACCTGCCTACAGACCCGCGCTGGGTTAATATTGCTGAAAAGAACATTGAGGATATATTGGTAGACCACGCGTACTGTGAGCAGAAAGCCGCAACATCTGCCATCTCACTTATAGTGAAGTACCCTGATAAAACCCGCCTTGTAGAAGAAATGACGGACCTGGTAGCAGAAGAATGGAGTCACTTTGAACGTGTGCTGGAGCAGCTGAAAAAAAGGGGCTTCAGCTTAGGCAGAAACAGGCCTGACGAGTATGTTGTTGAGCTGGCTAAGCATATCCGGAAAGGCAACAAACGCGAGCGCCAATTGATGGACCACCTGCTGGTAAATGCACTTATAGAAGCCCGTAGCTGCGAACGATTTAAACTACTCTGGAAAAATATTGCAGATGAAGAACTGCAGAAGTTCTATTATGAACTGATGGTTTCAGAAGCCGGGCACTATGTTAGTTTCGTGAAGCTGGCTAAGGAATACATGCCTGCCGACGAGGTAGATGCAAGACTGAACGAACTCCTGGTGATTGAGGCCGACATCATCAAAAACCTGGAACCCCGCCCGGACAGAATGCACTAG
- a CDS encoding anthranilate synthase component I family protein yields the protein MPSLEINYKKLPVTPEEFRLKALAWADTFALVAYYHDHNISYPHDGFRHMLAVSGGATKAFDSVNPFESLRQELQKQDMLCGYLGYDLKNNIEKLDSKNSDGLGFPTMLFFHPEIILYFNEVSITIECSDAYIQNILETILETPAARAAKPKGVNIQQRVSKEAYIAQVEKVRQHILEGNVYELNYCMEFFAENTSIDPLPLYLALSETSPTPFSGYLKFNENYLLCASPERFLKKTGATIVSQPIKGTIKRGTTPEEDAQLRNQLRHDEKELAENMMIVDLVRNDLSRSCATGTVKVEEMFGTYAFKQVWQMISTITGTIKPGKNLLDVLLGAFPMGSMTGAPKISAMQLIEELEATKRGLYSGAFGYITPDQDCDFNVVIRSIQYNAAQKYLSFMVGSAITYDSDPESEYEECLLKAQAMMNVLMSNA from the coding sequence ATGCCATCGCTAGAAATAAACTATAAAAAACTACCTGTAACTCCTGAAGAATTCCGGCTGAAGGCGCTTGCCTGGGCTGATACTTTTGCATTGGTTGCTTATTATCACGACCACAATATTTCGTATCCGCACGATGGTTTCAGGCACATGCTGGCTGTGTCAGGCGGGGCAACTAAAGCTTTTGATTCTGTAAACCCGTTTGAGAGTCTGAGGCAGGAACTTCAGAAGCAGGACATGCTATGTGGCTATTTAGGCTATGATCTGAAAAACAACATAGAAAAACTGGACAGCAAAAATTCCGATGGCTTAGGCTTCCCAACTATGCTTTTCTTTCATCCTGAAATCATTTTATACTTTAATGAAGTAAGTATAACTATAGAGTGCTCAGATGCTTATATTCAGAATATACTGGAAACTATACTGGAAACTCCGGCAGCCAGGGCAGCAAAACCGAAAGGCGTAAACATACAGCAACGTGTCTCGAAGGAGGCGTATATAGCACAGGTTGAAAAGGTAAGGCAGCACATTCTGGAAGGCAATGTGTATGAGTTAAATTACTGTATGGAGTTTTTTGCAGAAAACACATCTATAGATCCTTTGCCCTTGTACCTTGCCTTGTCCGAAACTTCTCCTACTCCATTTTCCGGTTACCTGAAGTTCAATGAGAACTACCTTCTTTGTGCATCGCCAGAACGCTTCCTGAAAAAGACAGGTGCAACTATAGTTTCGCAGCCCATAAAAGGAACTATAAAACGCGGCACAACTCCGGAAGAAGACGCACAGCTCCGTAACCAGTTACGCCACGACGAAAAGGAACTGGCTGAAAACATGATGATCGTAGACCTGGTGCGCAACGACCTGAGCCGGTCTTGTGCCACTGGCACCGTTAAAGTAGAGGAAATGTTTGGTACCTATGCATTCAAACAGGTATGGCAGATGATCTCGACTATTACCGGAACTATAAAACCCGGAAAAAACCTGTTGGATGTGTTGCTGGGCGCTTTCCCGATGGGCAGTATGACCGGTGCGCCGAAGATCAGTGCCATGCAGCTCATTGAAGAACTGGAAGCAACCAAACGTGGGCTTTACTCAGGTGCTTTTGGGTACATTACTCCCGACCAGGATTGTGATTTTAATGTCGTGATCCGTAGTATACAGTATAATGCTGCGCAAAAATACCTTTCCTTTATGGTTGGCAGCGCTATCACCTACGACTCGGACCCGGAAAGCGAATACGAAGAATGCTTACTGAAAGCGCAGGCGATGATGAATGTTTTAATGAGTAATGCATAA
- a CDS encoding Nif3-like dinuclear metal center hexameric protein, with protein MPQIKDIVRLLEQYAPLAYQESYDNAGLQTGNLNDEVTGVLLTLDCTEAVIEEAVKKGCNMVVAHHPVIFKGIKSLTGKSYVERTIIKAIRNNVAIYASHTNLDSVHNGVNAKIAEKLELKNIKVLSKKPHTLMQLAFFVPVADTEKVLKAVHEAGAGQIGEYNDCSFQVQGTGRFTPSENADPTIGEKGKPEQVQENRIEMVFPAFKQHKIMDALLQVHPYEEVAHYLTLLENPNQEVGIGMLGELENELTEEAFLDYLKVKMNLQGLRFTTIGNKPVKKVAVCGGAGSFLIKDAIRSGADVLVTGDVKYHEFFDADGRLMIADIGHYESEVYTKEIFYDTISKNFPNFAVYLSEINTNPIRYTY; from the coding sequence ATGCCACAGATAAAAGATATAGTTCGCCTGCTAGAACAATACGCCCCGCTCGCATACCAGGAAAGTTACGATAACGCCGGCCTGCAAACCGGTAACCTGAACGACGAAGTAACAGGTGTATTACTTACGTTGGACTGCACAGAAGCTGTTATTGAAGAGGCTGTTAAGAAAGGTTGCAATATGGTCGTCGCTCATCACCCGGTTATTTTTAAAGGCATTAAGTCACTCACAGGTAAAAGTTATGTGGAGCGAACTATAATTAAGGCCATCCGGAATAACGTCGCTATTTACGCCTCGCACACCAACCTGGACAGCGTGCACAATGGCGTTAATGCCAAAATTGCCGAAAAACTTGAACTCAAAAACATAAAAGTCCTTTCCAAGAAGCCCCATACATTAATGCAACTGGCTTTTTTTGTGCCTGTTGCTGATACCGAAAAAGTATTGAAAGCCGTGCATGAAGCCGGTGCCGGGCAAATTGGGGAATACAACGATTGTAGTTTCCAGGTGCAGGGAACAGGCCGCTTTACCCCATCCGAGAACGCAGACCCGACGATAGGCGAAAAGGGTAAACCGGAACAGGTACAGGAAAACCGTATCGAAATGGTTTTTCCGGCTTTCAAGCAGCACAAAATTATGGATGCCTTGCTACAGGTACACCCCTACGAAGAGGTAGCCCATTACCTGACGCTGCTTGAAAACCCGAACCAGGAAGTAGGGATTGGTATGCTAGGCGAACTTGAAAATGAATTAACGGAAGAAGCTTTTCTTGACTATTTAAAAGTTAAGATGAACCTGCAGGGGCTGCGTTTTACAACTATTGGAAATAAACCGGTTAAAAAAGTAGCCGTTTGCGGAGGGGCCGGAAGTTTCCTGATTAAAGATGCAATACGCTCAGGTGCTGATGTTTTGGTAACCGGCGACGTGAAATATCACGAGTTTTTTGATGCGGATGGTAGGCTGATGATAGCCGATATAGGCCATTATGAAAGCGAAGTATATACAAAGGAGATTTTTTATGATACTATATCGAAAAACTTTCCTAATTTTGCAGTCTATTTATCAGAAATAAACACAAACCCTATCAGATACACCTATTAA
- a CDS encoding zinc ribbon domain-containing protein: MESTVASKLEALLKLQSIDSQLDEIRRVRGDLPEEVQDLEDEIEGYEVRVRKFDDEVAALNDSIAQRKQSIKDAESLIRKYEDQQQNVRNNREYDAITKEIELQKLEIQVAEKKIREAHYQIEQKIAEIEGTKGRLEERRKDLDNKRHELDQIVSESEEEEKGLEHERETASHNIEERLLSAYNRIRKNVRNGLAVVQVKRDACGGCFNTVPPQRQADIAAQKKVIVCEHCGRILAGVEQRVF; this comes from the coding sequence ATGGAAAGTACGGTAGCCAGCAAATTGGAAGCATTACTAAAGCTTCAGAGCATCGATTCGCAGCTTGATGAAATTAGACGCGTAAGGGGCGATTTACCCGAAGAGGTTCAGGACCTTGAAGATGAAATTGAAGGCTATGAGGTTCGTGTTCGCAAGTTTGATGACGAAGTTGCAGCCCTAAACGATTCTATCGCGCAGCGCAAACAGTCTATAAAAGACGCAGAGTCACTTATCCGTAAGTATGAAGACCAGCAGCAGAACGTTCGTAACAACCGCGAGTACGATGCTATCACGAAAGAGATAGAACTGCAGAAACTGGAAATTCAGGTTGCTGAAAAGAAAATCAGAGAAGCCCACTACCAGATCGAGCAGAAAATTGCGGAGATAGAAGGTACAAAAGGCAGGCTGGAAGAGCGTCGCAAGGACCTTGACAACAAGAGGCACGAACTGGACCAGATCGTATCTGAGAGCGAAGAAGAAGAAAAAGGGTTAGAGCATGAGAGAGAGACAGCATCTCATAACATAGAAGAGCGCCTGCTTTCTGCTTATAACCGAATCCGCAAAAATGTGCGTAATGGCCTTGCAGTAGTACAGGTGAAGCGTGATGCCTGTGGTGGTTGCTTCAACACGGTTCCTCCGCAGCGCCAGGCCGACATTGCAGCTCAGAAAAAAGTTATCGTTTGCGAGCACTGCGGCCGTATTCTGGCTGGTGTAGAGCAGCGAGTATTCTAA
- a CDS encoding asparagine synthetase B, with translation MILRTITLIFCAFLLHVTAFASTVLIPMDESQKDHLKSYGAAYWVLSKNVSVDWLLNFKGGSFAFTHAPQLENELIVRGISYQVISDAQYTSILNQIADPEANMDIMKLEKVPKIAVYSPKSKMPWDDAVTLVLTYAEIPYDIVYDDEILGGELPKYDWIHLHHEDFTGQYGKFYASFRHYPWYQEQQRESEESAAKHGFKKVSQMKLAVVNKIKEFCAGGGFLFAMCSATDTYDISLAAEGIDFIEAMYDGDGSDPNAQQKLDFSKTFAFRDFKLVRNPMEYEYSNIDVQPQERPVTEENDFFQLFTFSAKWDPIPTMLTQNHAKTIKGFMGQTTAFRKGLIKPEVVIMGENKELGEIRYMHGTYAKGTWTFYGGHDPEDYQHLVGEDPTDLALHPNSPGYRLILNNILFPAAKKKKQKT, from the coding sequence ATGATTTTAAGGACTATCACGCTTATCTTCTGTGCTTTTCTGCTGCATGTAACGGCATTTGCCAGTACTGTGCTCATTCCCATGGATGAGTCGCAGAAAGATCACCTGAAATCGTATGGTGCTGCGTATTGGGTGCTATCTAAAAATGTATCTGTAGACTGGCTGCTGAATTTTAAGGGAGGCAGTTTCGCTTTTACCCATGCCCCGCAACTCGAGAACGAGCTTATAGTCAGAGGCATCTCCTACCAGGTTATTTCTGATGCCCAGTACACTTCCATACTGAACCAGATTGCTGATCCGGAAGCTAACATGGATATTATGAAGCTCGAAAAAGTGCCGAAAATAGCGGTTTATTCTCCAAAATCGAAAATGCCCTGGGATGATGCCGTAACGCTGGTACTTACTTATGCCGAAATACCTTACGATATCGTTTACGACGATGAAATATTAGGCGGAGAACTTCCTAAATACGATTGGATACACCTGCACCACGAAGATTTTACCGGGCAATATGGGAAATTCTATGCCAGCTTCCGGCATTACCCCTGGTACCAGGAACAGCAACGCGAGTCAGAGGAATCTGCGGCTAAGCACGGCTTTAAAAAGGTGTCGCAGATGAAACTGGCTGTTGTAAATAAGATAAAGGAATTCTGTGCCGGCGGTGGTTTCCTGTTTGCCATGTGTTCAGCTACCGATACCTATGATATTTCGTTGGCAGCTGAAGGCATAGATTTTATAGAAGCCATGTACGACGGTGATGGTTCTGACCCGAACGCACAACAAAAGCTCGATTTCAGTAAGACGTTTGCCTTCCGCGATTTCAAACTGGTGCGTAACCCAATGGAGTACGAATACTCTAACATTGATGTGCAGCCGCAGGAAAGACCGGTTACAGAAGAAAACGACTTTTTCCAGCTATTTACCTTTTCAGCTAAATGGGACCCCATCCCTACAATGCTGACACAGAACCACGCTAAAACTATAAAAGGCTTTATGGGCCAGACGACGGCTTTCCGCAAAGGCCTGATTAAACCGGAAGTAGTGATTATGGGTGAGAATAAAGAACTGGGCGAGATACGATACATGCACGGCACTTACGCCAAAGGCACCTGGACTTTTTATGGGGGCCACGACCCGGAAGATTACCAGCATTTAGTAGGCGAAGACCCGACAGACCTGGCACTGCACCCTAACTCACCGGGTTACAGGCTCATTCTTAACAACATCCTCTTCCCGGCTGCCAAGAAAAAGAAGCAGAAAACGTGA